The DNA region GGGGTCTTGACGATGCGGACCTGGTTGGACCGCGTGTTGTACCTGTACAATTCCCATCAATATCTGTCTCGTAGCAGTTGGATCTTCGCGTGAAAattggaaagaaaagaggtcGAATCCGGGCGATTGAGGCAGGGGAAGGGGATTTCTCAAACGTACGGGTTCCGTCTCCGCTGTGAAGAAGAGAATCAGCATGCCATCGCTATAAGACGTGCATAAAAAATTGGATAAACTCACGTATTGCAATCTGTTGTTCGCCATTTTGTCTGTTCTCGGACCTCTGCAGCGCTGGTCAAGAAGTTGGCGGCGGCGTCGTCGGGTGTCGTCGTTGACCTCGTAGAATTGTCAAAGGACTTTTCTGGATTTGTGTGGGTTTCGCTCGGAGCCCTGGGCGGGAATTTGGCGAGCTGACACTATACCTTATTGGGACTAGCGCGCTTCCGGAGCAGAGCCGCCACCTCTCAAGCTTGCCATCAAGGATTGCCGTCCTACGTTAGTTAGAGCTTCACCCGTCGCGAGAAGGGGGATTGTCCAGGTGTTGGTTCTATTTCTTACGGGTTTTATTATTCTAATTGCTTGACTTTTTATTTACGcctttttgtttctttcGTTGATGGATTCGCGGTCTTAATGAGTAACTTGACGTGATTTGAGACGCGACTTTTACGCATCGATCATCGACGAGCTTCCACACGAAAGAGTGTCCTTCTATCCCCAAGCCCATCACAATGGCCTCGctgcctcctcctcctcctccgggATGGGGTGCATCGGCGCCTCCCTCCTTGCCCATGGCTCCTCCACCGCCGGGATACCAACCGCCAGCCGACCCGACTGTCGCAAAGTTTGCGCAAAAAAAGAACGAATGGCTGCGGACACAGCGCAACCGGTTCggggagaagagaaaggccgGCTTTGTCGAGACTCAGAAGGCAGACATGCCGCCAGAGCATCTGCGGAAAATTGTTCGGGATATCGGCGACGTGTCGCAGAAGAAGTTCAGCAACGAGAAGCGTAGCTACCTTGGCGCGCTCAAGTTCATGCCTCACGCGGTTTTGAAGCTTCTGGAGAACATGCCCATGCCTTGGGAGTCGGCTAGGGAAGTCAAGGTATTATACCACGTGAATGGGTGTCTTACGCTGGTGAACGAGACCCCGAGAGTCATCGAGCCCGTGTTTCATGCTCAATGGGCCACCATGTGGGTGTGCATGCGGAGAGAAAAGAGTGACCGGAGACATTTCAAGCGAATGCGTTTCCCTCCCTTCGATGACGAAGAACCGCCGCTTTCCTGGTCGGAGAACATTGAAGACGTCGAGCCTTTGGAACCGATCCAGATGGAGCTCGACGAGAACGAAGATGCCGCCGTCTACGAATGGCTCTACGACCACCGACCTCTCCTCGATACTCCCCATGTCAACGGTCCCAGTTATAAAGAGTGGAATCTGACACTCCCGCAGATGGCTACCCTTCACCGGTTAAGTCATCAGCTACTCAGCGATGTCGTGGACCAGAACTACTTCCACATGTTCGACCTTAACAGTTTCTTCACCGCCAAGGCACTCAATGTTGCTATTCCCGGTGGCCCTCGATTCGAGCCCTTGTACAAGGACATCGACCCCAATGATGAAGACTTTAGTGAATTCAACGCCATCGACCGCATCATCTTCCGTGCCCCTATCCGTACCGAATACCGCGTCGATTATCCCTTCCTGTATAATACCCTTCCTCGAAGTGTCAAGGTTTCTTGGTACTCTCATCCCCAGGTAGTCTATGCGCGAACCGACGACCCCAACCTCCCAGCATTTTACTTCGACCCCATCATCAACCCTATTTCCTCACGCTCCGTTGCACCGAAGAACATCACCGTCAGCCACGAAGATGAAATCTTCGGCGATGATAATGAAGATGAGTTCGAACTTCCGGGAGAGGTTGAGCCCTTCTTCGCTGAGGAGGAACTCTACACTCCCGACACGGCGTCGGCTATCGCCCTCTGGTGGGCACCCCATCCGTTCAACAAGCGTTCTGGCAAGATGGTGCGTGCACAGGATGTGCCGTTGGTGAAGCAGTGGTATCTGGAGCACTGCCCTCAGGGCCAACCTGTCAAGGTCCGGGTGTCCTACCAGAAGTTGCTTAAATCCTATGTGCTTAATGAATTACACAAGAACAAGCCCAAGGCTCAGAATAAGCAGAATCTGCTTAAGACGCTGAAGTCGACCAAGTTCTTCCAACAGACTACAATCGACTGGGTTGAAGCCGGTCTGCAAGTATGTCGCCAGGGTTTCAACATGCTGAACTTGTTGATCCACCGCAAGAACTTGACTTACCTGCATCTCGACTACAACTTCAACCTGAAGCCTGTTAAGACCCTGACAACCAAGGAACGCAAGAAGTCTCGATTCGGTAATGCTTTCCATCTGATGAGAGAAATTCTTCGCTTGACGAAGTTGATTGTCGACGCTCAAGTCCAGTACAGGTTGGGTAACATCGATGCCTTCCAGCTGGCAGACGGTATCCTCTATGCCTTCAACCACGTCGGTCAGTTGACCGGTATGTACCGTTACAAGTACAAGCTGATGCATCAAATCCGTTCTTGCAAGGACTTGAAGCATTTGATTTACTACCGTTTCAACTCTGGCCCGGTCGGTAAGGGTCCTGGTTGTGGTTTCTGGGCGCCCGCCTGGCGTGTTTGGTTGTTCTTCATGCGTGGTATCATCCCTCTCCTTGAGAGATGGCTTGGAAACTTGCTTTCTCGTCAGTTTGAGGGCCGTCACAGCAAGGGTGTTGCCAAGACCGTAACCAAGCAGCGTGTGGAATCGCATTTCGATCTTGAGCTGCGAGCTTCGGTTATGGCCGACCTGATGGACATGATGCCCGAAGGTATCAAGCAGAACAAAGTTAACACGGTTCTTCAACACCTTTCGGAGGCATGGAGATGCTGGAAGAGTAACATTCCCTGGAAGGTTCCCGGTCTGCCCGCTCCGATCGAGAACATCATCCTCCGTTACGTCAAGAGCAAGGCCGACTGGTGGATTTCCGTTGCACACTACAACAGAGAACGTATTCGCCGGGGTGCCACTGTCGACAAGACGGTCGCGAAGAAGAATCTGGGTCGACTTACGCGTCTCTGGCTCAAGGCTGAGCAAGAAAGGCAGCACAACTACTTGAAGGATGGCCCTTATGTCTCGTCTGAAGAAGCTGTGGCGATCTACACCACCATGGTGCACTGGTTGGAATCCCGCAAATTCTCTCCGATTCCCTTCCCCAGTGTTTCTTACAAGCACGATACCAAGATCCTGATTCTGGCCCTGGAAAGATTGCGTGAGGCGTATTCTGTCAAAGGCCGACTCAATCAGAGCCAGCGTGAAGAACTTGCTCTTATCGAACAGGCATACGATTCGCCCGGTACTACGCTGGCCAGAATTAAGCGTTTCCTTCTCACTCAGCGTGCATTCAAGGAAGTTGGCATCGACATGAATGACAACTACAGCGACATCAACCCGGTGTATGATATCGAGCCGATCGAGAAGATTACTGATGCATACCTTGACCAATACCTGTGGTACCAGGCCGAGCAGCGCCACCTCTTCCCTGCTTGGATCAAGCCTTCCGATTCCGAAGTTCCTCCTTTGCTCACTTACAAGTGGGCTCAAGGAATCAACAACTTGTCCAATGTCTGGGAGACTTCCGAGGGCGAGACCAACGTGATGGTTGAAACGGAGCTGTCCAAGGTCTACGAGAAGATTGATCTTACGCTGCTGAACCGGTTACTCCGTCTGATCATGGATCACAACTTGGCTGACTACATCACCTCCAAGAACAACGTGCAGCTGAGCTACAAGGACATGAACCACACTAACAGCTATGGCTCGATTCGTGGTTTGCAGTTCTCGGGTTTCGTGTTCCAGTACTATGGTCTCATGATTGATCTGCTGCTCCTCGGTTTGCAGAGAGCTAGCGAGATGGCTGGTCCTCCGCAGAGCCCCAACGACTTCTTGCAATTCCGCGACAGCGCTACCGAGACTAGACACCCGATCCGCCTGTATACTCGTTATGTCGACAAGATCTGGGTGTTCATGAGATTCTCTGCCGATGATTCCAGGGACCTGATCCAGCGTTTCCTGACCGAGAACCCGGACCCGAACTTTGAAAATGTTATTGGatacaagaacaagaagtgCTGGCCTCGTGACTGTCGGATGCGTCTGATGCGACACGATGTCAACCTGGGTCGTGCGGCCTTCTGGGACTTGAAGAACCGCCTCCCCAGATCTATCACCACTATCGAGTGGGATGACACCTTCGCCAGCGTGTACAGCAAAGACAACCCCAACCTCTTGTTCTCCATGAGCGGTTTTGAAGTCCGCATTCTGCCCAAGAACCGTAACCAGAACGAAGAGTTCTCGGTTAAGGATAGTGTCTGGTCGTTGGTTAACAACTCGACCAAGGAGCGTACGGCCCACGCCTTCCTCCAGGTTACCGAAGAGGACATCCAGAAGTTCAACAACCGGATTCGCCAGATTCTCATGTCCTCGGGATCGACAACCTTCACCAAGATCGCGAACAAGTGGAACACTGCCCTGATTGCACTGTTCACTTATTACCGTGAAGGTGCTGTTGCGACTGTCAACCTGCTCGACACCATCGTCAAATGCGAGACCAAGATCCAGACTCGTGTCAAGATTGGTCTGAACTCCAAGATGCCTTCTCGTTTCCCTCCGGCTGTGTTCTACACCCCGAAGGAACTGGGTGGTCTGGGTATGATCTCCGGATCTCACATTCTCATTCCCGCAAGTGACAAGCGGTGGTCGAAGCAGACGGATACCGGTATTACCCACTTCCGTGCGGGTATGTCTCACGATGAGGAGACCTTGATCCCCAACATCTTCCGGTACATCATCCCTTGGGAGGCTGAATTCATCGACTCCCAGCGGGTTTGGATTGAGTACTCGCAGAAGCGGATGGAAGCTCAGCAGCAGAATCGTCGTCTGACTTTGGAGGACCTTGAGGACAGCTGGGACCGTGGTCTTCCCCGTATCAACACACTCTTCCAGAAGGACCGCAGCACACTCAGTTTTGACAAGGGTTTCCGTCTCCGGGCCGAATTCAAGCAGTaccagttgatgaagagcaACCCCTTCTGGTGGACTAGTCAGCGACACGACGGAAAACTGTGGAACCTTAACGCCTACCGTACGGATGTCATCCAGGCCCTTGGTGGTGTTGAAACCATCCTGGAGCACACCCTCTTCAAGGCAACAGCTTTCCCCTCGTGGGAGGGTCTTTTCTGGGAACGGGCTTGTCTTGCTAAGGGAACGCGGTTGCTGCGGTATGATGGTTCCGAAGTCAATGTCGAGGACGTCCGAGAGGGAGATGAGCTTCTCGGACCTGACGGCACGTCTCGTCGCGCTTTCAACATTGTCAACGGTCAAGACCGTCTTTACCGCATCAAGGTCGACGCCGAGTTAGAAGACCTTGTGGTCACACCAAACCATATCTTGGTGCTCCGCCGGGAGGATGAGACCGTGGAAATTACTGCAGACGAGTTCGCCGCCCTTGATGTGGCGGAAAGAAGCCAGTACCGAGCCCCCAGAACCTCCCCTGAACTGTGGGCCAAGGCAGCCGGGAATGTGGTTGCCCAAGCTCCTAGTTTCTCCATCAAAGGCATTAGCCTTGAAGCTGAGACGACAGAATGGGCCGGCTTCCGAGTCGACAAAGACCAACTTTACCTGCGCCACGATTATCTCGTCCTGCACAACAGTGGTTTCGAAGAGTCGATGAAGTTCAAGAAGCTTACCAATGCCCAGAGATCCGGTCTGAACCAGATCCCCAACCGTCGGTTCACCCTTTGGTGGTCGCCAACTATCAACCGTGCCAACGTGTATGTTGGTTTCCAGGTGCAACTGGATCTTACTGGTATCTTCTTGCACGGAAAGATTCCCACTCTGAAGATCTCTTTGATTCAGATTTTCCGTGCTCACTTGTGGCAGAAGATTCATGAGTCCGTAGTTATGGACTTGTGTCAGGTATTCGACCAGGAGTTGGAGCAACTGGGAATTGAAGCCGTTCAGAAGGAGACGATTCACCCGCGTAAATCGTACAAGATGAACAGCTCTTGCGCCGACATTCTGCTTTTCGCCACCAACAAGTGGAATGTGACCAGACCGTCTATCCTGTTCGACACTAAGGATGTCTATGAACCGacgacgaccaacaagttcTGGCTGGATGTGCAACTGCGGTACGGTGACTACGACTCGCATGATATTGAGCGATATGTTCGTGCCAAGTACCTGGACTACACTACGGACAGCATGAGTATCTACCCTTCGGCCACCGGTCTCATGATCGGGGTCGATCTGGCATACAACCTGTACTCTGCCTACGGTCAATACTTCCCTGGTCTGAAGACACTGGTTCAGCAGGCCATGGCCAAGATCATGAAGGCCAACCCTGCGCTGTATGTGCTGAGAGAACGTATCCGCAAGGGTCTCCAGCTGTACGCCTCGGAGAGCAACCAGGAGTTCCTGAACTCGCAGAACTACTCGGAGCTCTTCAGTCCGCAGATCCAACTTTTCATTGATGACACCAACGTTTACCGTGTTACTATCCACAAGACCTTCGAAGGTAACTTGACCACGAAGCCTATCAACGGTGCTATCTTCATTTTCAACCCTCGCACTGGACAACTCTTCTTGAAGATTATCCACACCAGCGTGTGGGCGGGACAAAAGCGTCTGGGTCAGTTGGCCAAGTGGAAGACGGCAGAAGAAGTTGCAGCACTCATTCGGTCTCTGCCTGTTGAGGAACAGCCCAAGCAGCTGATCGTCACTCGGAAGGGTCTTCTTGATCCGCTAGAAGTTCACTTGCTCGACTTCCCCAACATTTCCATCCGTGCTTCTGAGCTTCAGCTTCCGTTCCAGGCTGCTATGAAGGTCGAGAAGCTTGCGGACATGATCCTTCGGGCGACTGAGCCGCAGATGGTTCTGTTCAACTTGTATGACGAATGGCTGAAGTCCATCTCGCCATACACGGCCTTTTCTCGATTGATTCTGATTCTCCGTGCTCTCCATGTCAACATCGACAAGGCCAAGATCATCCTCCGCCCTGATAAGAGTGTAATCAcgcaggagcaccacatTTGGCCATCGCTCTCGGACGAGGCCTGGATCGACGTTGAAGTACAACTGCGTGACCTGATCCTGAACGATTAcggcaagaagaacaacgtCAACGTGCAGAGTCTGACGAGCAGCGAAGTTCGGGATATCATCCTGGGTATGGAGATTAGTGCGCCGTCGTTGCAGCGACAGCAGGCCGCGGAGATCGAGAAACAGCAGGAAGAGCAGAAGCAACTCACGGCTGTTACAACCAAGACGCAGAACGTGCGAGGCGAAGACATTATCGTTACGACTACGTCTCAGTACGAACAGCAGTCGTTTGCGTCCAAAACAGAATGGCGCACCCGGGCTATCGCGACATCGAACTTGCGTTCCAGGTCGAACAACATCTATGTCTCATCAGACGATATCCAGGAAGAGGGGTACACATACATCATGCCGAAGAATGTCCTCAAGCGTTTCATCACGATTGCGGATTTGCGGGTTCAAGTTGCCGGATATCTGTACGGTAGCTCGCCACCGGATAACGAGCAGGTGAAAGAAGTGCGCACGATTGTGATGATTCCTCAAGTTGGCAACACCCGAGACGTCCAACTGCCGCAACAACTGCCACAGCATGACTACTTAAACGGCCTGGAGCCACTGGGAGTAATCCACACGATCTCCGGAAACGAACCCCCGTACATGACCGCGATGGACGTGACGCAACACGCACGGTTGATGAACGAACACCCGTCATGGGACAAGAAGACGGTGACGATGACTGTCTCGTTCACCCCCGGCTCCGTCTCGCTGGCGGCTTGGGGTCTCACCCCCCAGGGATAC from Aspergillus chevalieri M1 DNA, chromosome 2, nearly complete sequence includes:
- the prp8 gene encoding U4/U6-U5 snRNP complex subunit PRP8 (BUSCO:EOG092600NM;~COG:A;~EggNog:ENOG410PHSR;~InterPro:IPR012337,IPR012592,IPR043173,IPR043172, IPR027652,IPR019582,IPR019581,IPR003587,IPR019580, IPR012984,IPR042516,IPR007868,IPR006141,IPR021983, IPR036844,IPR000555;~PFAM:PF10598,PF12134,PF08084,PF10597,PF08083;~go_component: GO:0005681 - spliceosomal complex [Evidence IEA];~go_function: GO:0003723 - RNA binding [Evidence IEA];~go_function: GO:0005515 - protein binding [Evidence IEA];~go_function: GO:0008237 - metallopeptidase activity [Evidence IEA];~go_function: GO:0017070 - U6 snRNA binding [Evidence IEA];~go_function: GO:0030623 - U5 snRNA binding [Evidence IEA];~go_function: GO:0070122 - isopeptidase activity [Evidence IEA];~go_process: GO:0000398 - mRNA splicing, via spliceosome [Evidence IEA];~go_process: GO:0016539 - intein-mediated protein splicing [Evidence IEA];~go_process: GO:0030908 - protein splicing [Evidence IEA]); this encodes MVRAQDVPLVKQWYLEHCPQGQPVKVRVSYQKLLKSYVLNELHKNKPKAQNKQNLLKTLKSTKFFQQTTIDWVEAGLQVCRQGFNMLNLLIHRKNLTYLHLDYNFNLKPVKTLTTKERKKSRFGNAFHLMREILRLTKLIVDAQVQYRLGNIDAFQLADGILYAFNHVGQLTGMYRYKYKLMHQIRSCKDLKHLIYYRFNSGPVGKGPGCGFWAPAWRVWLFFMRGIIPLLERWLGNLLSRQFEGRHSKGVAKTVTKQRVESHFDLELRASVMADLMDMMPEGIKQNKVNTVLQHLSEAWRCWKSNIPWKVPGLPAPIENIILRYVKSKADWWISVAHYNRERIRRGATVDKTVAKKNLGRLTRLWLKAEQERQHNYLKDGPYVSSEEAVAIYTTMVHWLESRKFSPIPFPSVSYKHDTKILILALERLREAYSVKGRLNQSQREELALIEQAYDSPGTTLARIKRFLLTQRAFKEVGIDMNDNYSDINPVYDIEPIEKITDAYLDQYLWYQAEQRHLFPAWIKPSDSEVPPLLTYKWAQGINNLSNVWETSEGETNVMVETELSKVYEKIDLTLLNRLLRLIMDHNLADYITSKNNVQLSYKDMNHTNSYGSIRGLQFSGFVFQYYGLMIDLLLLGLQRASEMAGPPQSPNDFLQFRDSATETRHPIRLYTRYVDKIWVFMRFSADDSRDLIQRFLTENPDPNFENVIGYKNKKCWPRDCRMRLMRHDVNLGRAAFWDLKNRLPRSITTIEWDDTFASVYSKDNPNLLFSMSGFEVRILPKNRNQNEEFSVKDSVWSLVNNSTKERTAHAFLQVTEEDIQKFNNRIRQILMSSGSTTFTKIANKWNTALIALFTYYREGAVATVNLLDTIVKCETKIQTRVKIGLNSKMPSRFPPAVFYTPKELGGLGMISGSHILIPASDKRWSKQTDTGITHFRAGMSHDEETLIPNIFRYIIPWEAEFIDSQRVWIEYSQKRMEAQQQNRRLTLEDLEDSWDRGLPRINTLFQKDRSTLSFDKGFRLRAEFKQYQLMKSNPFWWTSQRHDGKLWNLNAYRTDVIQALGGVETILEHTLFKATAFPSWEGLFWERACLAKGTRLLRYDGSEVNVEDVREGDELLGPDGTSRRAFNIVNGQDRLYRIKVDAELEDLVVTPNHILVLRREDETVEITADEFAALDVAERSQYRAPRTSPELWAKAAGNVVAQAPSFSIKGISLEAETTEWAGFRVDKDQLYLRHDYLVLHNSGFEESMKFKKLTNAQRSGLNQIPNRRFTLWWSPTINRANVYVGFQVQLDLTGIFLHGKIPTLKISLIQIFRAHLWQKIHESVVMDLCQVFDQELEQLGIEAVQKETIHPRKSYKMNSSCADILLFATNKWNVTRPSILFDTKDVYEPTTTNKFWLDVQLRYGDYDSHDIERYVRAKYLDYTTDSMSIYPSATGLMIGVDLAYNLYSAYGQYFPGLKTLVQQAMAKIMKANPALYVLRERIRKGLQLYASESNQEFLNSQNYSELFSPQIQLFIDDTNVYRVTIHKTFEGNLTTKPINGAIFIFNPRTGQLFLKIIHTSVWAGQKRLGQLAKWKTAEEVAALIRSLPVEEQPKQLIVTRKGLLDPLEVHLLDFPNISIRASELQLPFQAAMKVEKLADMILRATEPQMVLFNLYDEWLKSISPYTAFSRLILILRALHVNIDKAKIILRPDKSVITQEHHIWPSLSDEAWIDVEVQLRDLILNDYGKKNNVNVQSLTSSEVRDIILGMEISAPSLQRQQAAEIEKQQEEQKQLTAVTTKTQNVRGEDIIVTTTSQYEQQSFASKTEWRTRAIATSNLRSRSNNIYVSSDDIQEEGYTYIMPKNVLKRFITIADLRVQVAGYLYGSSPPDNEQVKEVRTIVMIPQVGNTRDVQLPQQLPQHDYLNGLEPLGVIHTISGNEPPYMTAMDVTQHARLMNEHPSWDKKTVTMTVSFTPGSVSLAAWGLTPQGYKWGAENKDTTSDQPQGFSTNMGEKCQLLLSDRLRGYFLVPEDNVWNYSFMGSSFGSVEKRPIYVKIDTPLRFYDDQHRPLHFQNFAELEDIWVDRSDNFA